A single Gemmatimonadota bacterium DNA region contains:
- a CDS encoding tetratricopeptide repeat protein, which produces MQASPGDREAWVRLGYAYLDAGDLDRADKAFRKGIQGTTASRAFNGLGLVYTRRPKQPEKALFYFRRALGADPTFFEVRMNIARLYLKMGNFDAGKALEEVIQADSTYAPAYLALGNWYADWFEGWDANSDEQQRRIELFKRYILLRPEDPEGPYRLALTYIEQQLYGQALDVAVPAMELHPDEARLLPLAAQAYAAQGEADQALGLFRIFFWMLPDSNQALYEDLSLVAFPEELAAYRSLSEWEREVFLDQFWLKRDPTLISTGRARRVEHYRRVWYARTYFASKVQPWDKRGEVYIRYGAPNYRSRSGRTNPPPSVAVQAIKERNAFTIYKESDALPIPGEIAHGRALIEPVFPLDRSARERVDDVYVAEEPTVHWESWVYTQVGGGIEFVFTDQMLNGQWAFAPPPLSANLPIDLMTRLAELNPANVLQVVSSAMPERYTLPPGVEPLAFYYDLATFRGEAENTEVEVYYGIAPEQMAVQQVGQLSQIQVERTVVFTDSTGEVAHRNVEVLPFAWAASSSLKQGTFLPDVATLEVPSGTYRMAVQLIDQVSGKWGIYQQVVTVPAYRDSLGISDLELAWSISETPQGKKFQKGNVWVIPMPSRSYRDDQGVYVYYEIYNLQKDRFGQTKYRVSYAIRQDLRTRLGVFGAVFSGFRRLLSAGEPEVVVSYDRTGNEAFERIYFELETEKLDMGVHQIEVRVTDLNGGGTVSKSAVFVLGKGE; this is translated from the coding sequence GTGCAGGCATCTCCTGGGGACCGCGAAGCCTGGGTGCGGTTGGGGTATGCCTATTTGGATGCGGGGGATTTAGACCGGGCAGATAAGGCGTTCCGAAAAGGCATCCAGGGTACAACGGCATCCAGGGCGTTCAACGGCCTGGGACTGGTCTATACGAGACGCCCCAAACAGCCGGAGAAGGCACTGTTTTATTTTCGCCGCGCATTGGGAGCCGATCCCACATTTTTTGAAGTTCGGATGAACATCGCCCGGTTGTACCTCAAGATGGGTAATTTCGATGCTGGAAAGGCATTAGAAGAGGTCATCCAGGCCGATTCTACATACGCACCAGCCTATTTGGCGTTGGGAAATTGGTATGCAGACTGGTTTGAGGGATGGGACGCCAACAGCGACGAACAGCAGCGGAGAATCGAGCTTTTTAAACGCTATATTTTGCTCCGTCCCGAGGATCCGGAAGGTCCCTATAGGCTGGCGTTGACTTATATTGAGCAGCAACTCTATGGACAAGCTCTGGATGTGGCTGTACCCGCGATGGAATTACATCCAGATGAGGCGCGTCTTCTGCCATTGGCTGCCCAGGCGTATGCAGCTCAGGGGGAAGCGGATCAGGCACTGGGCCTGTTTCGGATCTTTTTTTGGATGCTTCCAGATAGCAATCAGGCGTTGTATGAGGACCTGTCACTGGTGGCGTTTCCAGAGGAGTTGGCGGCCTACAGGTCTTTGTCTGAGTGGGAACGAGAGGTGTTTTTAGATCAATTCTGGCTCAAGCGGGATCCAACGCTCATTTCAACGGGAAGAGCACGGCGAGTGGAACACTATAGGAGGGTGTGGTATGCGCGTACGTATTTTGCCAGCAAGGTACAGCCCTGGGATAAGCGCGGAGAGGTTTATATCCGATATGGCGCGCCGAACTACAGGTCCCGGTCTGGTCGGACCAACCCACCTCCCAGTGTAGCGGTACAGGCTATTAAAGAGCGAAATGCTTTTACCATTTACAAAGAATCTGACGCCCTGCCCATACCAGGGGAAATTGCACACGGCAGAGCGTTGATAGAGCCGGTTTTCCCTCTGGATCGGTCAGCGCGTGAAAGGGTAGATGATGTTTACGTTGCGGAGGAACCGACAGTACATTGGGAATCGTGGGTTTATACGCAGGTAGGTGGTGGCATTGAGTTTGTGTTTACGGATCAGATGTTGAACGGACAATGGGCATTCGCGCCACCTCCCCTTTCTGCAAATCTTCCGATTGATTTAATGACCCGGTTGGCAGAATTGAATCCAGCCAATGTCCTGCAGGTCGTATCTTCGGCAATGCCAGAACGCTACACCCTGCCTCCAGGGGTAGAACCGCTGGCGTTTTATTACGACCTGGCGACTTTTCGCGGCGAGGCAGAAAATACCGAGGTGGAGGTTTATTACGGCATTGCACCCGAACAGATGGCCGTCCAGCAGGTTGGGCAACTGTCGCAAATCCAGGTGGAACGAACAGTCGTGTTTACCGATAGTACTGGCGAAGTCGCACACCGAAATGTAGAGGTGCTTCCATTCGCCTGGGCGGCATCATCGTCCCTTAAACAAGGCACCTTCTTGCCTGATGTCGCCACGCTGGAAGTGCCATCGGGAACCTATCGCATGGCCGTGCAGTTGATCGATCAAGTCTCTGGCAAGTGGGGTATCTACCAACAGGTAGTGACGGTGCCAGCTTATAGGGATTCTCTGGGCATCAGCGATCTGGAACTGGCATGGTCTATTTCGGAGACACCGCAGGGAAAGAAGTTTCAGAAGGGAAACGTGTGGGTGATTCCGATGCCGAGCCGAAGCTACCGGGACGATCAGGGAGTCTATGTGTACTATGAGATCTACAACTTACAGAAGGATCGGTTCGGACAGACGAAGTATCGCGTCAGCTATGCTATCCGTCAGGATTTACGCACGCGATTGGGGGTGTTTGGCGCAGTATTTTCAGGATTTCGCAGACTGCTCTCGGCCGGGGAACCGGAGGTGGTGGTGAGCTATGACCGGACTGGGAACGAGGCTTTTGAGCGGATCTATTTCGAGCTCGAGACAGAGAAGTTGGATATGGGAGTCCACCAGATTGAAGTGAGAGTGACAGATCTGAATGGTGGAGGTACTGTCTCCAAGAGTGCCGTATTTGTTTTGGGAAAGGGAGAGTAA